In uncultured Bacteroides sp., one genomic interval encodes:
- a CDS encoding translocation/assembly module TamB domain-containing protein codes for MDEQKKKWLKWIGITLLSPLILLVILLVLLYLPPVQNVLKNQFVKYASRETGMHISIDRIRLSFPLDLAVHEVSVISSKDTLLIADKMIVDLGLRRIFHGEFRIDDITLSKVFVNSSDLMEGMRIRGKVGKLYLCSEKVNLKREEALVTDALLKDADLKLSLIDTTKEKKEKPSKPFRWKIFLQRLQLRNVAFHMDQPADSLRLTANVNEAVLSNGKLDFMRRLYKLRHLSVEKASFNYDSDAGEPSKGFDPSHLALRDISITVDSFMKQDRELQASIKRVSLWDRSGLSITSLTGRILADNRAIRIPAMQLNTPHSEVNLTAKADWLFVENPDKGSFESSLVSNIGKQDVLLFVGGLSKQFSDSYPFRAITLRALVQGNKKSIRLSRLTADLPGSFSLASVGEMRNLSDKKNRSGEIKFQMDAKNLDFMANLIKSASNGNVRVPQNIKLQGQASMKGERYLAGLTLTEDKGTVKADAEYNMASNSYNANVAVDKLQVNHFLPKNTIYSLTASFDAAGEGTDFFSAKTKLNGGLKLQELQYDKSTFTGIDLQAKLQNSLAEVVLKSESRLLKMDANLTALLHKKQTKGELSMFVRDVDLYKLRLINHPLRNPIAFTVNASTNSGETSLELHSGDLEFSLNSRIPLKNFIKEVTNFSTLLTKQIQQKRLNHLELSGAMPSAQLSFMAGKKNPLSEYLTLSKISFKDASFNLNSTWKEGLTGGAHLHSLQVDSVLLDTVRLAIRQDSAGINLHAGVINNKFNKQYVFQAYADGVVQDDNAEVMLKYLNAKGETGANLGVRAQLLEEGTLFNLFPDQPILFFRPFILNKDNRIFVDNEKRVTANLALQDKNGMGLFIHSVENMEAQQDILAELREIDLKEVVQSLPYLPDIGGILSTKAEYIQKNNRFQVIADAGIRKFMYEKQLVGNMNLQATYLPVEKNVHQLEAKLGYNGREVLAADGTYHAEGEGTMKVLAKIKAFPLGVSNAFIPDDMAQLSGALNGEVALEGSTQSPRINGGFKADTGSVYIAQAGARLRLDEKEIKVTDNKLVFDNYHIYAVGKNPLNISGSIDLKDLQQMRADLKLTANNYQLFNANRTKQSLVYGKLFVDLNTTIRGPVDALVMRGNMRLLGNTDVTYVLKDSPLTVQDRLGDMVTFVNFADTLQPPKEKPKKVSLGGLDMLINIQVEPAVRLKADLSPDRQNRVELEGGGDLSLQYTPQGDMLLYGRYTISDGLLNYTLPVIPLKEFAIKEGSYVEWSGNAMDPKINFKATERLRASVTGENQTSRQVNFDVSVSIKNTLKNLGMVFDLEAPEDMTVQNQLSAMSDEERSKQAITMLVTGMYMPQGMTSAGTGGGINVGSALNNFLQGEIANIAGSALKKVDISFGMESYDEAGARGTGKRTDYSYRFAKRFYNDRIRIVIGGKISTGETVEEKQSFIDNISLEYRLDTSGTRYVKLFHNKNYQSLLEGEIIETGVGVVLRKKMRRLGELFIFKSNKDKKESK; via the coding sequence ATGGATGAACAAAAGAAAAAATGGTTGAAATGGATTGGCATTACTTTGCTGAGCCCGCTAATCCTTTTGGTGATACTCCTCGTATTACTCTACCTTCCTCCTGTTCAAAATGTTTTGAAAAATCAGTTTGTGAAATATGCTTCCCGGGAAACGGGCATGCATATATCGATAGACCGCATAAGACTCTCTTTTCCTTTGGATCTGGCAGTGCATGAGGTGAGTGTAATTTCATCCAAAGACACGCTGCTTATTGCCGATAAAATGATAGTAGACCTTGGTCTGCGCCGCATATTTCACGGAGAATTCCGGATAGATGACATCACCCTGAGTAAGGTTTTCGTTAATTCGTCCGACTTGATGGAGGGCATGCGCATCCGGGGTAAGGTTGGCAAGTTATATCTTTGCTCTGAAAAGGTAAATCTAAAGCGGGAAGAGGCTTTGGTAACGGATGCTCTTCTGAAAGATGCCGATCTGAAACTCTCTCTTATCGACACCACGAAAGAAAAAAAGGAGAAACCCTCCAAACCTTTTCGCTGGAAGATCTTTCTTCAGAGGTTGCAGCTTCGGAATGTAGCCTTTCACATGGATCAACCTGCCGACTCTCTCCGTCTGACAGCCAATGTTAATGAAGCCGTACTTAGTAACGGAAAACTGGACTTTATGCGGAGGCTGTATAAACTGAGACATTTATCTGTTGAAAAAGCTTCATTCAATTATGATTCCGATGCGGGAGAACCGTCCAAAGGATTCGATCCGTCACATCTTGCATTGCGTGACATTTCCATTACTGTAGATTCTTTTATGAAGCAAGACAGAGAATTGCAGGCAAGTATTAAACGAGTATCTTTGTGGGATCGCTCGGGATTGAGCATTACTTCGCTTACCGGTCGTATCCTTGCCGATAACCGTGCCATAAGAATACCCGCAATGCAACTGAATACTCCTCATTCGGAAGTTAACCTCACTGCAAAGGCCGACTGGTTGTTTGTGGAGAATCCCGACAAAGGAAGTTTTGAATCGTCTCTTGTTTCTAATATTGGTAAACAGGATGTGCTGCTTTTTGTGGGAGGATTATCTAAACAGTTCAGTGATTCTTATCCGTTTCGTGCTATTACACTCCGGGCTTTGGTGCAGGGCAATAAGAAAAGTATCCGTTTGTCGAGGTTAACCGCTGATCTGCCGGGCTCTTTTTCTCTGGCATCTGTAGGAGAGATGAGAAATCTGTCTGATAAAAAGAATCGTTCCGGGGAGATTAAATTTCAGATGGATGCCAAGAATCTCGATTTTATGGCCAATCTGATAAAATCTGCCTCTAATGGAAATGTGAGGGTTCCTCAGAATATAAAACTTCAGGGCCAGGCATCAATGAAAGGTGAACGTTATTTAGCAGGGTTAACCTTAACAGAGGATAAAGGAACCGTAAAAGCTGATGCAGAATACAACATGGCAAGCAATTCTTACAACGCAAATGTGGCTGTTGATAAATTGCAGGTTAACCACTTCCTTCCAAAGAACACTATCTATTCGTTAACAGCTTCTTTTGATGCTGCCGGAGAGGGAACTGACTTCTTCTCTGCAAAGACAAAACTTAACGGAGGACTTAAATTGCAGGAGTTGCAATATGATAAATCTACTTTTACCGGCATTGATTTACAGGCAAAGCTGCAGAATTCTTTGGCGGAAGTTGTGCTGAAAAGCGAAAGCAGACTACTTAAGATGGATGCAAACCTGACTGCGCTTCTGCATAAAAAACAAACGAAAGGTGAATTGTCAATGTTTGTAAGAGATGTAGATTTATACAAACTAAGACTTATTAATCATCCATTGAGGAATCCTATAGCATTTACAGTCAATGCTTCTACCAATAGTGGCGAAACGTCTCTGGAACTTCATTCTGGAGATTTGGAATTCTCTCTTAATAGTCGTATCCCTCTTAAGAATTTTATCAAAGAGGTTACCAACTTCTCGACTCTCTTAACCAAACAAATTCAGCAAAAAAGGCTAAACCATCTGGAACTTAGCGGGGCTATGCCTTCGGCTCAGCTTTCTTTCATGGCAGGAAAGAAAAATCCGCTAAGTGAATACCTGACTCTTTCTAAAATATCTTTTAAAGATGCATCATTCAACCTCAACTCTACCTGGAAAGAAGGATTAACAGGAGGGGCACATCTTCATTCACTTCAGGTTGATAGTGTGCTGCTTGATACTGTCCGCCTGGCGATTAGACAAGATTCAGCAGGCATAAATCTGCATGCAGGAGTTATCAATAATAAATTCAATAAACAGTATGTATTTCAGGCATACGCTGATGGTGTAGTTCAGGATGATAATGCGGAAGTAATGCTGAAATACCTTAATGCTAAAGGGGAGACAGGAGCAAATCTGGGTGTCAGAGCACAATTACTGGAAGAGGGTACTCTGTTTAATCTCTTTCCTGATCAGCCAATACTATTTTTCCGTCCGTTCATCCTAAATAAAGATAACCGTATTTTTGTTGACAATGAAAAACGTGTTACCGCAAATCTTGCGTTGCAGGATAAAAATGGAATGGGGCTCTTTATTCATTCAGTGGAAAACATGGAAGCGCAGCAGGATATTCTTGCTGAACTTCGAGAGATAGACTTGAAAGAAGTTGTACAGTCCTTGCCTTATTTACCGGATATTGGAGGTATTCTTTCTACTAAAGCTGAATATATTCAGAAGAATAACCGCTTTCAGGTAATTGCTGATGCTGGGATCCGGAAATTTATGTATGAGAAGCAGCTGGTTGGCAATATGAATTTGCAGGCTACCTATCTTCCTGTCGAAAAGAATGTGCATCAGTTGGAGGCTAAGCTGGGATATAATGGCAGGGAAGTGCTTGCTGCAGATGGAACATACCATGCAGAAGGAGAAGGAACAATGAAAGTGCTTGCCAAGATTAAAGCTTTTCCTCTGGGCGTATCCAATGCGTTTATCCCCGATGACATGGCACAACTATCTGGTGCTTTGAATGGTGAGGTTGCATTGGAAGGAAGTACACAATCGCCGAGGATAAACGGAGGATTCAAGGCAGATACCGGTTCGGTTTATATTGCTCAGGCAGGCGCTCGTTTGCGATTGGATGAGAAAGAAATAAAGGTGACCGATAATAAGCTCGTTTTTGATAATTATCATATCTATGCAGTTGGTAAGAATCCATTGAATATTTCTGGATCAATTGATCTGAAAGATTTGCAGCAAATGCGTGCCGATTTGAAGCTTACTGCTAACAATTATCAGCTATTCAATGCTAACCGTACCAAGCAATCGCTTGTATACGGAAAACTCTTTGTTGATTTGAATACCACAATTCGTGGACCTGTTGATGCTTTGGTTATGCGTGGAAATATGAGGTTGTTGGGTAATACGGATGTTACTTATGTTCTTAAAGATTCACCCTTGACTGTGCAGGACAGGCTGGGAGATATGGTTACTTTCGTCAATTTTGCCGATACTTTACAGCCTCCGAAAGAAAAACCTAAGAAAGTTTCTCTGGGTGGACTGGATATGCTGATTAATATTCAGGTGGAGCCTGCTGTTCGCTTAAAGGCCGATTTATCACCCGATCGTCAAAACAGGGTAGAACTGGAAGGTGGAGGTGATCTTTCATTGCAATATACTCCGCAAGGAGATATGTTGCTTTATGGTCGCTACACTATTAGTGATGGGTTATTGAACTATACCTTACCGGTAATTCCATTGAAAGAATTTGCCATCAAGGAAGGAAGCTATGTGGAGTGGTCGGGCAATGCAATGGATCCGAAAATAAATTTCAAAGCTACAGAAAGACTGCGTGCTTCTGTGACTGGTGAAAACCAGACCAGTCGGCAAGTCAACTTTGATGTGTCTGTTTCCATTAAAAATACGCTGAAGAATTTAGGTATGGTATTCGACCTTGAAGCACCCGAAGATATGACGGTACAGAATCAACTTTCGGCAATGTCGGACGAGGAAAGGAGTAAGCAGGCTATCACAATGCTCGTTACAGGTATGTATATGCCTCAGGGTATGACTTCTGCAGGTACAGGAGGTGGAATAAATGTAGGGAGTGCTTTGAATAATTTCCTTCAGGGCGAGATAGCCAATATTGCGGGTAGTGCACTTAAAAAGGTAGATATATCTTTTGGAATGGAATCTTACGACGAGGCAGGTGCAAGGGGAACCGGAAAACGGACGGATTATTCTTATCGCTTTGCCAAAAGATTCTACAATGACCGTATTCGGATAGTGATTGGTGGCAAAATATCTACAGGAGAAACCGTGGAAGAAAAGCAATCGTTTATTGATAATATTTCTTTGGAGTACAGGCTGGATACCAGTGGAACCAGGTATGTGAAATTATTCCATAATAAAAATTACCAGAGTTTGCTGGAAGGTGAAATAATTGAAACGGGAGTTGGTGTGGTACTTCGCAAAAAAATGCGCCGACTTGGTGAATTGTTTATATTCAAAAGTAATAAAGATAAAAAAGAGTCGAAATGA
- a CDS encoding heavy metal-binding domain-containing protein, translating into MLLSTTNNIEGKTITTYYGIVSGETIIGANIFKDIFAGIRDIIGGRSNSYERVLREAKETALKEMTEQAMRMGANAVIGIDIDYETVGSNGSMLMVTACGTAVFYQ; encoded by the coding sequence ATGTTATTATCAACTACTAACAACATTGAAGGTAAAACTATTACCACCTACTACGGTATTGTTTCGGGCGAAACTATTATTGGTGCTAATATTTTTAAAGACATATTTGCAGGAATACGTGATATTATCGGCGGTCGATCCAATTCATACGAAAGAGTTCTTCGCGAAGCTAAAGAAACAGCCCTGAAAGAAATGACAGAACAGGCTATGAGAATGGGTGCCAATGCCGTAATAGGTATTGATATCGATTATGAAACAGTTGGATCAAACGGAAGTATGCTGATGGTTACTGCTTGCGGAACTGCGGTATTCTATCAATAA
- a CDS encoding peptidylprolyl isomerase: protein MKKQLLIILLSLLTGIFSPGFPQNKKEKMENQKETMLLIQTDLGDIKIKLYNETPQHRDNFIKLAKKGFYDGTIFHRVIKDFMIQGGDPDSKNAPKGKMLGSGDAGYTVPAEFVYPQFFHKKGVLSAARQGDEVNPKKASSGCQFYIVTGKKYSEGQILNMEQQMNHGKVEEVFNTLVTKNAAKIKKLRLDRDKEGLYELQEELIAEAKAKADSLPDFKFTPEQVQAYTTIGGTPHLDNQYTVFGEVVEGIEVVDSIQKVKTNRADRPEEDIKMKVIVLE, encoded by the coding sequence ATGAAAAAGCAATTACTGATTATATTATTAAGCCTTTTAACAGGTATATTTTCACCGGGATTCCCCCAAAATAAAAAAGAAAAAATGGAAAATCAGAAAGAAACAATGCTGTTGATACAAACAGATTTAGGTGACATAAAGATTAAACTCTACAACGAAACACCGCAACACCGTGACAACTTCATCAAACTTGCTAAGAAAGGCTTTTATGACGGTACTATTTTTCACCGTGTAATTAAGGACTTTATGATTCAGGGTGGTGATCCGGACTCAAAGAATGCACCTAAAGGCAAAATGCTTGGCTCGGGAGATGCCGGTTACACTGTTCCTGCGGAGTTTGTTTATCCACAATTCTTTCATAAAAAAGGAGTTCTTTCCGCTGCCCGTCAGGGTGACGAAGTGAATCCTAAGAAAGCTTCCAGTGGCTGCCAGTTCTACATCGTTACCGGAAAAAAATATTCCGAAGGTCAGATTCTGAACATGGAACAACAAATGAACCACGGCAAAGTTGAAGAGGTTTTCAATACTTTGGTTACCAAGAATGCAGCTAAGATTAAAAAGCTGAGACTTGACCGCGACAAAGAAGGACTTTATGAATTGCAGGAAGAGCTGATTGCTGAAGCAAAAGCAAAGGCTGATTCTCTGCCCGACTTTAAGTTTACTCCTGAACAGGTACAGGCTTATACTACTATTGGTGGAACGCCTCATCTTGATAACCAATATACTGTATTTGGAGAAGTGGTGGAAGGTATTGAAGTGGTTGACTCTATTCAGAAAGTAAAGACTAACCGTGCCGATCGTCCTGAAGAAGATATTAAAATGAAAGTTATCGTACTGGAATAA
- a CDS encoding pitrilysin family protein: MIEVNRHNLENGLRLIHSEDLSTQMVAINVLYNVGAKDEDKEHTGFAHLFEHLMFGGSVNIPDYDAPVQLAGGENNAWTNNDITNYYLTLPKQNVETGFWLESDRMLSLDFNPKSLDVQRQVVSEEFKQRYLNQPYGDVSHLVRPMAFKEHPYQWPTIGKEISHITNATLEDVKDFFFHFYAPNNAILCVTGNISFEETIRLAEKWFGPIPARDIRVRNLPCEPKQTEERRQEVERDVPLDSLFMAFHMTERMHPDYYAFDILSDVLSNGNSSRLTQHLVKERQIFSSIDAYISGSVEPGLFQISGKPAPGVTLEQAEAAVWEELEALKNTLVDEHELEKVKNKYESEQIFSNINYLNVATNLAFFELISKAEDLNNEVNNYRKVTADQLKEIASKAFVRNNCSTLRYIAKKEA, from the coding sequence ATGATTGAAGTAAATAGACATAACCTTGAAAACGGACTTCGCCTGATACACTCTGAAGACCTAAGCACACAGATGGTAGCCATCAACGTGTTGTATAATGTAGGGGCGAAGGACGAAGACAAGGAACACACGGGGTTTGCCCACCTCTTTGAACATTTAATGTTCGGAGGGTCGGTAAACATTCCCGATTATGATGCTCCGGTTCAGTTGGCCGGTGGGGAAAATAATGCGTGGACCAACAATGATATCACCAACTATTACCTTACCCTGCCCAAACAAAACGTGGAAACAGGGTTCTGGCTGGAATCGGACCGCATGTTAAGTCTGGATTTTAATCCTAAAAGCCTTGATGTTCAGCGCCAGGTGGTATCAGAAGAGTTCAAGCAACGTTACCTGAATCAACCTTATGGCGATGTGTCTCATCTGGTTCGCCCGATGGCCTTTAAGGAACACCCTTACCAATGGCCTACCATCGGCAAGGAAATTTCACACATTACCAATGCAACGCTTGAAGATGTAAAAGATTTCTTTTTTCACTTCTACGCACCCAATAATGCCATTCTTTGCGTTACCGGAAATATATCGTTTGAGGAGACTATCCGATTGGCTGAAAAATGGTTTGGCCCTATTCCTGCACGGGATATTCGTGTACGAAATCTGCCTTGTGAGCCAAAGCAGACAGAAGAAAGACGACAGGAAGTGGAACGTGACGTGCCACTCGATTCTCTATTCATGGCTTTTCACATGACCGAGCGCATGCATCCGGACTATTATGCATTTGATATTTTATCGGATGTACTGAGCAATGGAAACTCTAGCCGACTTACCCAGCATCTGGTTAAAGAACGTCAGATATTCAGTTCCATTGATGCCTACATTTCCGGAAGTGTAGAGCCCGGCTTATTCCAGATTTCAGGTAAACCAGCACCGGGTGTTACTTTGGAGCAGGCAGAAGCTGCAGTATGGGAAGAGCTTGAAGCACTTAAGAATACTCTTGTAGATGAACACGAACTGGAGAAAGTGAAGAATAAGTACGAGTCGGAACAAATCTTCAGTAACATTAATTACCTGAATGTTGCCACAAATCTGGCATTCTTTGAACTAATAAGCAAAGCGGAAGACTTGAACAACGAAGTGAACAATTACCGGAAAGTTACAGCCGATCAGTTAAAAGAGATTGCCAGCAAGGCTTTTGTGCGCAACAACTGCTCTACTCTTCGTTATATAGCTAAGAAGGAAGCATGA
- a CDS encoding MATE family efflux transporter, with protein MTRFFATYKEHYNALLLLGIPIVIGQLGMIILGFADTMMVGQHSTIELAAASFVNNVFTLAIIFSTGFSYGLTPIVGSLFGKGDSTGAGQALKNSLAANMLVALLITAIMFVIYLNVHNFGQPKELLPLIRPYFLILLASLIFVLIFNSFKQFADGITDTKASMWILLIGNTIHIILNYLLIYGKLGLPEMGLMGAGLSTLISRILMALAFTGIFLYSKRYAIYLKGFKLKGFSHSVFKRLNELGWPIALQMGMETASFTFSTVMVGWLGSIALASHQVMLTISSLCFMIYYGMGAAIAVRVSNFRGQNDIVNVRRSADAGFHIILMMAVISAGSIFLLRNHLGGMFTDSPEVSQTVVALIFPFLLYQFGDGAQIAFANALRGIADVKPMMYIAFISYFLISIPAGYFFGFTMNWGIVGIWMSFPFGLSSAGIMFYLRFRKRTLL; from the coding sequence ATGACCAGATTCTTTGCAACATACAAAGAACATTATAATGCGCTGCTCCTTTTAGGAATTCCTATTGTTATCGGGCAGCTGGGCATGATTATTCTCGGCTTTGCCGACACAATGATGGTGGGCCAGCACAGCACTATTGAGCTGGCAGCCGCCTCTTTTGTGAATAACGTTTTCACTCTGGCCATTATTTTCAGTACAGGTTTCTCCTACGGACTCACTCCCATTGTGGGAAGTCTCTTCGGGAAAGGCGATTCTACCGGAGCGGGACAAGCGCTGAAGAACAGTCTTGCTGCCAATATGCTGGTGGCATTGCTTATTACGGCCATCATGTTCGTAATCTATCTCAATGTGCACAACTTTGGTCAGCCCAAAGAACTTCTTCCATTGATTCGTCCATACTTTCTCATCCTGCTGGCATCCCTTATTTTTGTGCTTATCTTTAATTCATTTAAGCAATTTGCCGACGGTATTACAGATACAAAAGCCTCGATGTGGATTCTGCTGATAGGCAACACAATACACATTATCCTGAATTATTTGCTGATTTACGGTAAACTTGGCCTTCCTGAAATGGGACTTATGGGTGCCGGACTGAGTACGCTCATCTCTCGTATCCTGATGGCTCTAGCCTTTACCGGCATATTTCTGTACAGCAAACGATATGCTATCTATCTGAAAGGATTTAAACTGAAAGGATTCTCGCACAGCGTTTTTAAACGACTCAACGAACTTGGCTGGCCTATAGCGCTGCAAATGGGAATGGAAACTGCATCTTTCACCTTCAGCACAGTAATGGTTGGGTGGCTGGGCAGTATAGCACTGGCTTCTCATCAGGTTATGCTTACCATCTCAAGTCTTTGTTTTATGATTTACTACGGAATGGGTGCTGCAATTGCCGTGAGGGTTAGTAATTTCAGGGGGCAGAACGATATTGTCAATGTCCGCCGTTCCGCTGATGCAGGCTTTCACATCATCCTAATGATGGCCGTAATCTCAGCCGGATCTATATTCCTTTTGAGGAATCATCTTGGTGGTATGTTTACCGATAGCCCGGAGGTTAGCCAAACGGTAGTGGCCCTTATCTTCCCTTTCCTGTTATATCAGTTTGGCGACGGTGCACAAATTGCTTTTGCCAATGCACTGCGCGGCATTGCCGACGTAAAACCAATGATGTACATAGCTTTCATCAGCTATTTCCTTATTTCTATCCCTGCAGGTTACTTCTTTGGATTTACAATGAACTGGGGGATAGTAGGTATATGGATGTCCTTCCCTTTCGGACTTTCCAGCGCAGGAATTATGTTCTACCTGCGGTTCAGGAAAAGGACGCTATTATAA
- a CDS encoding HAD family phosphatase, which produces MERIKNIVFDFGGVIVNFSREAAVKKFEEIGVANANELLDAYHQKGAFLQVEDGTINAEEFRIILSKLAGKELTYEQVKEGWLGFMLDVPQYRLEYLLELRKKYKLYILSNTNPYVMSWARSNDFTIAERPLDDYFDKIYTSYELKAVKPGKTIFELMIKDADMLPGETLFIDDGPANIKMAKELGMMTFQPINGEDWRDDLTALLK; this is translated from the coding sequence ATGGAACGAATAAAGAATATTGTATTTGACTTCGGTGGAGTGATTGTGAATTTCTCGCGTGAAGCTGCAGTGAAGAAGTTTGAAGAGATAGGAGTGGCTAATGCCAACGAGTTACTGGATGCATATCATCAGAAGGGAGCTTTTCTTCAGGTGGAAGATGGAACTATCAATGCAGAAGAGTTTCGGATTATTCTGAGCAAGCTGGCGGGTAAAGAACTCACTTACGAGCAGGTTAAAGAAGGATGGCTGGGTTTTATGCTCGATGTTCCTCAATATCGTCTGGAGTATTTGCTGGAACTTAGAAAGAAATATAAGCTTTATATTTTGAGTAATACGAATCCTTATGTTATGAGCTGGGCTCGTAGCAATGATTTTACGATTGCAGAAAGACCTTTGGACGACTATTTCGATAAAATATATACCTCATACGAATTAAAGGCTGTAAAGCCCGGAAAAACCATTTTTGAGTTAATGATTAAAGATGCGGATATGTTGCCCGGAGAAACATTGTTTATTGACGATGGACCAGCCAATATTAAAATGGCAAAAGAATTAGGTATGATGACGTTTCAGCCTATCAATGGGGAAGACTGGCGGGATGATTTAACTGCTTTGCTGAAGTAA
- a CDS encoding tRNA-dihydrouridine synthase family protein, protein MQDEKKVPIHFAPLQGFTDAPYRNAHETVFGGVDTYYTPFVRLEKGESFRNRELRDIEKENNTVHHLVPQLIASTPDEMKKIVTLFQEKGHTEADINLGCPFPMLVRRHKGSGILPFPNEVEELLACIQDFPDMTFSVKMRLGLENPEECLALLPLLNSLPLKQIALHARIGKQQYKGETNLNAFEAFYNACKHPIIYNGDITTINDIKTISDRFPNLSGIMIGRGLLTNPALAYEYQQGRTLSREEMYAKVKTFHSSLLSYYEAHLQGNDQLVTKMKTIWEYLLPDMDKKAKKKIHKSTKIETYRAAVSEGLK, encoded by the coding sequence ATGCAAGACGAGAAGAAAGTTCCCATTCACTTTGCTCCTTTACAGGGCTTTACCGATGCACCTTACCGCAATGCGCACGAAACTGTTTTTGGTGGGGTAGATACTTACTACACCCCCTTTGTTCGTTTGGAAAAAGGGGAATCTTTCCGCAACAGAGAGCTACGGGATATAGAGAAAGAGAACAATACAGTTCACCATCTTGTGCCGCAACTAATAGCAAGCACCCCTGATGAAATGAAGAAAATCGTGACTCTTTTCCAGGAAAAAGGGCATACAGAGGCAGATATCAACTTAGGCTGCCCTTTCCCTATGCTGGTACGCCGTCATAAAGGTTCAGGCATTCTTCCCTTTCCAAATGAAGTTGAGGAGCTTTTAGCGTGTATTCAAGACTTCCCAGATATGACGTTTTCAGTAAAGATGCGTTTAGGTTTGGAGAATCCAGAAGAATGCCTTGCACTTCTGCCTTTACTAAATAGTCTTCCACTGAAGCAAATCGCCTTGCATGCCCGCATTGGTAAGCAGCAATACAAGGGAGAAACCAATCTGAATGCTTTCGAAGCGTTTTATAATGCTTGTAAGCATCCAATTATCTACAATGGAGACATCACCACCATAAACGACATAAAAACGATTTCAGACCGTTTTCCGAACCTCTCAGGGATAATGATTGGCAGAGGATTGCTTACCAATCCTGCGCTGGCTTATGAATATCAACAGGGAAGAACTCTTTCCCGGGAAGAAATGTATGCCAAAGTAAAAACGTTTCATAGTTCACTTTTAAGCTATTACGAGGCACACTTGCAAGGGAACGATCAGTTGGTTACTAAGATGAAGACTATCTGGGAATATCTGCTGCCAGATATGGATAAGAAAGCTAAAAAGAAAATTCATAAAAGCACAAAAATTGAGACTTACCGGGCTGCTGTATCTGAGGGATTAAAGTAA
- a CDS encoding RNA pseudouridine synthase, with product MTVIYEDNHIIVVNKSSSEIVQGDKTGDTPLSEIVKQYLKEKYNKPGNVFLGVVHRLDRPVSGIVLFAKTSKALPRLNEMFKNSEVKKTYWAIVKNCPKETEGELVHYLVRNEKQNKSYAYDKEVKDSKKAILDYKLIGHSQNYYLLEVHLHTGRHHQIRCQLAKMGCSIKGDLKYGSPRSNPDGSICLHSRKVSFIHPVSKELIELEAPVPEGNLWNGFEMLG from the coding sequence ATGACCGTAATATACGAAGATAATCACATTATTGTTGTCAACAAGTCGAGTTCTGAGATAGTTCAGGGAGACAAAACGGGAGATACTCCTCTGTCGGAGATTGTAAAGCAGTACCTGAAGGAGAAATACAACAAGCCAGGCAATGTTTTTCTGGGAGTTGTTCACCGGTTAGACCGACCTGTAAGCGGAATAGTTCTTTTTGCGAAAACCAGTAAGGCGCTACCTCGTCTAAACGAGATGTTTAAGAACAGCGAGGTGAAAAAGACTTATTGGGCAATAGTAAAGAACTGTCCGAAGGAAACTGAAGGTGAATTGGTTCACTATCTGGTTCGTAACGAGAAACAAAATAAAAGTTATGCCTATGATAAAGAGGTTAAGGATTCAAAGAAAGCCATTCTCGACTATAAGTTGATTGGACATTCGCAGAATTATTATCTTCTTGAAGTGCACTTGCACACCGGAAGGCATCATCAGATTCGCTGTCAATTGGCAAAAATGGGATGTTCCATTAAAGGAGACCTGAAATATGGTTCTCCCCGTTCAAATCCCGACGGAAGTATTTGCCTGCATTCACGGAAAGTTTCTTTTATTCACCCGGTTTCGAAAGAGCTGATTGAATTAGAAGCTCCGGTTCCTGAAGGTAATTTATGGAATGGATTTGAAATGCTAGGATAA